The sequence below is a genomic window from Planktothrix serta PCC 8927.
TTCGGCCTAATGCCTGGAAATTTGGGCCATTTTCCCGAAACGTTAACTTCATGGTGACTTGAAGGTATTTAACAAATATGCACCTAAGCGAAATTACTCATCCAAATCAACTACATGGTTTGTCGATCCATCAACTCGAACAAATTGCCCGCCAGATCCGAGAAAAACACTTAGAAACTGTTGCGGCGACTGGAGGACATTTAGGGCCGGGGTTGGGGGTTGTGGAACTCACGTTAGGATTGTATCAAACCCTTGATCTTGATCGAGATAAAGTCATTTGGGATGTGGGACATCAAGCCTATCCCCACAAATTAATCACCGGACGTTATCAAAATTTCCACACTTTAAGACAAAAAGACGGCGTTGCAGGCTATTTAAAACGCTGCGAAAACAAATTTGATCATTTTGGTGCTGGACACGCTTCTACCAGTATTTCTGCTGGCTTAGGAATGGCGTTAGCACGCGATATGAAAGGGGAAAACTTTAAAGTCGTTGCCATTATTGGCGATGGTGCATTAACCGGAGGAATGGCATTAGAAGCCATTAACCACGCCGGACATTTACCCCATACTAATTTAATGGTGGTTCTTAATGATAACGAGATGTCAATTTCTCCCAATGTGGGCGCAATTTCTCGTTATTTGAATAAAATGCGACTGAGTGATCCGGTTCAATTTCTTACGGATAATTTAGAAGAACAATTTAAACATTTACCCTTTGTGGGAGAAGCTTTTACCCCGGAAATGGAACGGATGAAAGAAGGCATGAAACGCCTTGCTGTTCCTAAAGTGGGGGCGGTGTTTGAAGAATTAGGTTTTACCTACGTTGGGCCTGTCGATGGTCATGATTTAGAAGAATTAATTAAGACCTTTCAACAAGCCCATAAAATGCCAGGGCCCGTGTTAGTTCACGTTGCCACGGTGAAAGGAAAAGGCTATGCGATCGCTGAAAAAGATCAAGTCGGTTATCATGCTCAAAATCCCTTTAATTTAGCGACGGGAAAAGCTATTCCAGCCAGTAAACCCAAACCCCCCAGTTATTCTAAAGTCTTTGGAGAAACTTTAGTTAAATTAGGGGAAAATGACCCTAGAATTGTCGGGATTACGGCGGCAATGGCAACGGGAACGGGGTTAGATATTCTCCAGAAAAAACTGCCGAAACAATATATTGATGTCGGTATTGCGGAACAACACGCGGTCACAATGGCGGCAGGTTTAGCCACAGAAGGAATGCGTCCAGTTGTAGCAATTTATTCCACCTTTATACAACGAGGTTATGATCAAATTATTCACGATGTTTGTATTCAAGAACTCCCGGTTTTCTTCTGTCTAGATCGGGCGGGAATTGTTGGGGTAGACGGCCCAACTCACCAAGGAATGTATGATATTGCTTACCTGCGGTGTTTGCCTAATTTAGTGATCATGGCTCCCAAAGATGAAGCCGAATTACAACGGATGTTAGTAACCGGAATTCAGCATACAGATGGCCCGACTGCAATGCGTTATCCTCGCGGATCGGGGTTAGGTGTTCCTCTAATGGAAGAAGGTTGGGAACCCCTACCCATCGGCAAAGGAGAGATTTTAAGAAATGGGGATGATCTGCTATTAATGGGTTATGGCAGTATGGTGAATGTGTCGATGCAGGTAGCTGAAATTCTCAGTGAACATGGCATTGAAGCAACTGTAATTAATCCCCGTTTTGTTAAACCTTTAGATATCGAATTAATTGCGCCTTTAGCTCAACAAATGGGTAAAGTCGTAACGATAGAAGAAGGTTGTTTAATGGGTGGTTTTGGTTCGGCTGTTGCTGAAGCATTATTAGATAATAATGTTGTTGTTCCGGTGAAGCGTTTTGGTGTTCCTGATATTTTAGTCGATCATGCCGAACCCAATGAATCTTTTGCTGATTTAGGTTTAACCAGTTCTCAAATTTCTGAACAAATTCGAGAAGCCTTTTTTAGCTCAAAAAAACAACCGTCTAAAGTGAGTTAATTTTTCCGAAAATTATTGAGTTTGAGACAGAAACCCAGTTCCTTAGTAAAGATTGAGTGGAGAAAACCACAATTTTTTTACTAGAAACTGGGTTTCAAGCTATTTAAAAAAATTGTCTATAAATCTTATATGAAATCCTTAAATTAGTGCTACAGATGGCAAGGGAACAGGGAACAGGGAACAGGGAACAGGGAATAGGGAATAGGGAATAGGGNNNNNNNNNNNNNNNNNNNNNNNNNNNNNNNNNNNNNNNNNNNNNNNNNNNNNNNNNNNNNNNNNNNNNNNNNNNNNNNNNNNNNNNNNNNNNNNNNNNNNNNNNNNNNNNNNNNNNNNNNNNNNNNNNNNNNNNNNNNNNNNNNNNNNNNNNNNNNNNNNNNNNNNNNNNNNNNNNNNNNNNNNNNNNNNNNNNNNNNNNNNNNNNNNNNNNNNNNNNNNNNNNNNNNNNNNNNNNNNNNNNNNNNNNNNNNNNNNNNNNNNNNNNNNNNNNNNNNNNNNNNNNNNNNNNNNNNNNNNNNNNNNNNNNNNNNNNNNNNNNNNNNNNNNNNNNNNNNNNNNNNNNNNNNNNNNNNNNNNNNNNNNNNNNNNNNNNNNNNNNNNNNNNNNNNNNNNNNNNNNNNNNNNNNNNNNNNNNNNNNNNNNNNNNNNNNNNNNNNNNNNNNNNNNNNNNNNNNNNNNNNNNNNNNNNNNNNNNNNNNNNNNNNNNNNNNNNNNNNNNNNNNNNNNNNNNNNNNNNNNNNNNNNNNNNNNNNNNNNNNNNNNNNNNNNNNNNNCTAGCCCCCACAAGCAGAAACAATTAAGCGAGTGAGTGAAAAACGACTTAAAAGTAGGCTCAGACCCTTCGGGGCGAGAGAGTAGAGGCAATTGGCATCGTAGGATCGCACAACACTAGAACACGCCTAAGAAGGGTTTTGGGAGTTGTGGTTCGAGCAATGACCATCGGGTTATCTCCTTCTAAAGAATCCTCGCACTTATAGGGCGAGGTGTGTCAAAAAAACCCATCCCTAATCTATGTGCAATCAACAGAATCCGATGCCACAATTGACTTCACCATCCCCAAAAAACCAAAAACTGGGGTGCAGTTCCCTTCAGTTATTTAGGGGAATGGGTTGGATGACAACAATTTTGGGACTCGGACTCATATCAGGAATAGAAACTCCCGTTTGGGCAAATATCCAGACAATTCAACCTCATCCGATCTCTATTTCCCAGAATTTGGCTCAAAGTTCCGTTATTTATATTGATCCCAGTGCTGGAATTGATAGTGCGGGTTCCACAGGGAGTCAAGATGGCCCCTATCGTTCGATTTCCTATGCTCTCCAAAAAGCCGAACCGGGCACAGTGATTCAACTGAGCCCCGGTACCTATAGCCCAGAAACCGGAGAAGTGTTTCCCATCTTGCTCAAAGATGGGGTGACGTTACAAGGGGATACGGCCACAAATGGGCAAAGTACAGTGATTATGGGAGGGGGAAATTTTGTCAGTCCCACCTTTGCTCGACAAAATGCCACGATTAGAAGCGAAGGAAATAGTCAAATTCTCGGTGTCACTCTAACTAATCCCAATACTAGAGGAACCGGATTATGGATAGAATCTTCTAATCCTACGGTAAGTAACTGCACTTTTATTAATAGTAAGCGAGAGGGGATTTTTATTACGGCCGAAGGAAATCCTAAAATCATCAGTAATATCTTTACTCAAAACGCAGGAAATGGGATTTCTGTTGCTCGTTCAGGAGGGGGAGAAATTCGCAATAATCTTTTCCAAAATACAGGATTTGGCATCTCGATTAATGACGAAGCAGCACCGATGATTATCGAAAATCAAATTATCGAAAATCGAGATGGAATTGTGATTTCTCACCAAGCTAAACCGATGTTGCGAAACAATTTAATTGAAAATAATGAACGAGATGGAGTTGTTGCTATCTCCCAGGCTCAACCCGATTTAGGAACCACCACCAATCCGGGTGAAAATATTATTCGGAGTAATGGTCGCTATGATGTGTATAATGCGACACGCGGTTATACCCTGACAGTCGTTGGCAATGAAATTGATCAAACTCGCATTTCGGGCGCAGTGGAATTTTGAGATTATATATATATGAAATCCCATCATAGATGCTACAGATTATCCTTCTACCCCCCCCTGTAGAGACGTTGTATGCAACGTCTCTACAGGGGGAATGTGCAGCCAACATTAAAGGATGGAATATTACTTGGGGGGATCAGATGCACGGCGACTGGCTCGTTGTTCCCACCGAAACAACCCCACCATCAGGGCCACCACCCCCACTTGTAGGGCCAAGTTCGGTAACGCCGATTCAACATTCCGTCCCGCCAGTAGTTGAGCCAAAAACACCACCGCACCGATAAAACCCGAAGCTCCAAAACCAACATAAATAAACTGTCGTAAACCCCGATAAGGAGCCATTGCTTCTGCTTTCAGACGTGCATATCCTTCTGGACTCATTTGGGAGTTTCGTTGAGCCACATTTGACTTAGGAGTTGCCATATTGATTCAAAATAATAAGACTTGAGGGATATTATATTTATTATTAAATATTTTTAATGTTTTTCGATAAAAATACTCTTTATATTGATAGAAATCAACTGCTATCCCAGAGAGTAAAAGCAGTTGATTGGCTGAGTTTAAATTAAACTGTATTTTGATTGTATTTCAATACAGTTAAAATGTCAGGAGAGAAAATTAATCGGATATTAGAGGGTAGAAGACCTCCATCATCAGGGTGATCTCCTGAATAGTTGACTCCCCTGTCGTAAGTTCCTAGAAAGACGAGATTCCCAAGACGCGAAATTTCGCTTTTCTCCGGGCAAATTCTGATAACATTCGTTACCCTGGACTTAGGAGCAAAATATTTTCAGTTTCAGTCATAGATCACAAGTCAACACCCCGTACTCGATTGGATATATAGCTCCAAGTTCATTTGTAGAGGGTCAAAACTCTTGATTTGTAGCCCCTCAATTTCCTTGGTGGGGCGGAATTTCAAATCCCAACTCCAGAATCCCATGACTCAGGAATTTCACATTTCCGTCACCCCAGTTGGGGAAAATGAATATTTAGTGCGAACCGAAAAATTCGCATCTGGTGTTCCTTTAGCTGAAGAACAGGTCAAATGGCCTGTGGATGAATGGTTAGCCCAGGCTCGCCAACTGATGAATGATCCCTTATTAGGTCTATTGGAGGGCCAAAAGGTTTCCCGTTCTCGGACTTTTGGGAAAAAAATCGAGACTCAATTAACCACCGATCCGCCTCTGTTGAATTTAGTAGAATTGGGTCAACAGCTTTATAATGGCTTGTTTCAAGGAACATTGCGCGATAGTTGGACTTGTGCCCAAGCGATCGCCCAAAACCATCAAGAATTATTACAATTACGCTTAGGCTTAAAAGGTAAACGGTTATCGAGTTTACCTTGGGAAGTGCTACATTCGGCAGATCGTCCGATCGCAACCGGAACAGATGTCGTATTTTCCCGTTACCAACCGGGGATAAGTTCTATTCTCCACACCCAGGTTAGAAAACCCAATCAACCCTTAAAAATTTTAATCGCCATTGCAGCCCCCACTGACCAGGACACCCTACACCTGAAGCGGGAAGTCTTGCATTTACAAGAAGAACTCCGACGGGAAAACGGACGCAGTAACCGGAATTCCTTAGAACCCACAACCCCGGATATTCAACTCACCATTTTAGAACAACCCGACCGCGAACAACTCACCCAAGCCTTAGAACAAGGTCAATATCAAGTCTTTCACTACGCCGGACATAGCAATTTAGGCCCGTCTGGAGGAGAATTGTATTTAGTCAGTCGTCGGACGGGATTAACCGAAACCCTGAATGGGGATGATTTAGCAGGATTATTAGTTAATAATGGCGTGCAGATGGTGGTGTTAAATTCCTGTCGGGGTGCATATCGAAATACACCGAATGTTACGGATGAAACAGCCCAACTCAATCTCGCTGAGTACGCCGTTAAGCGGGGAATTCCAGGGGTGTTAGCGATGGCTGAACGCATTCCCGATGATGTGGCGCTAACCTTAACACGATTATTATATCGAAATCTGAATCAGGGTTATCCGATTGATTTAAGTTTAAGTCGAGCCAGACAAGGATTAATTTCTGCTTATGGTTCCGATCAATTATATTGGGCTTTGCCGATTTTATATTTACATCGAGAATTTGATGGATATTTAACCGCAAGTCAACCCTATCATTCTATTCTGGAAGAATCGGAATTTTTACCCTTGCCTTCTCCTCCAGTAGAACCCGGGTTAAGGCTGAAATCTCCTCCTAAAACTCTATCATTATCCGAATCCGAATGGGATAGTATGAATGACGATGATATCGAAGATATATTAGATGATCTTGTTTACGAAGATGAGATAGATAATGATGCAGATAATACTGCCTTTATTGGGGAGTTTTTGCGTCAGTCTAATGTTGCTGACTCTACGCCAAAACCTGTAACAATTCAAAATTCAGACTCTGCAAAAACACCTGAGTTATCCTTAAATTCACCATCAAAATCAGTTAAACCCAGATCTTCAATCCCTGATCTTCAGACTGTTTCATCGGGGATAAAGACTTTTCGTCTGTTGAAGGGAAAACACTTATTCTGGGTTCTACCGTTGCTGTTTATTCCTCTAGGGTTTGGGGTTTGGTTCTGGCAAAATCGGGCTTTTCAGTCGGAAAGATTAGCGAGTCAGGGAACCCCGGATCAAACAACCTTAGTTCATGTTAATTCAAGTCAGCCCCAAGGCACTGATTTAAAAACTGCAAATACTGATTATGTCTTAGGAATTGCTGTTGACCAATTTTATCAAAGAAATCTATTAGCAGCCGAAGAAGCAACAACAGAATTATTAGATCGAGGAGCATTAGAAAAAGCAAAATCAGCCTTAGCGGCGGTACAGGTTCAGGATCTTAATCATCCCATTGTTAATTTTCTCTATGGTCGTTTAGGTTGGCAATCAATTCAAAGGGGAAGTGCAGATTATAAAATTGATGATGTCCGTCGATATTGGGAAAATGCAGCTAAACAAAATCCTAAATCTGTGAAGTATAAAAATGCCTTGGGTTTTGCCTATTATACCGAAGGAAAGTTAGAGAATGCCTATCAAGTTTGGACTCAAGTTTTAGAGTTAGAGGAACCTACATTTGTCGGTAAAATCAAACCGGGAACTGCTAATAATATAAAAACTAAAATAGAACAACAGGATAAGTTAACAGCTTATGCAGGTTTAGGATTAGTTTGGCGGAAATTCTCTCAAACTTTACCGACTCAAGAAAAAGAATTTATGTTAAGTAAAGCGGTTAAATTTAGTGACAAAGTGATGAGTGAATCTCCCACAGAATTTAAACCTGATCAATTATCTAAAAATTGGATGTGGTCTAAGGAGTTAATTCGAGATTGGCAATTATTATTGAAAGAAAAAAAATAGTTAAGGGGGATCACGGATTTAAGAGGATTTCACGGATTTCACGGATTTAAGAGTTTGCGATCGCCAACGGTGGAATAAGGGTTCTATAGCGCTACGCATTACAGTTAGGACATTTCTAAATCCTGAAACCATTTCACTTCTTACTGTTCCCAGATCCGATGTTCCCTGTTCCCTCTTCAAGTAGCGCTATAGGCTTTTACTCAAAAACTGTCCGGGGTATTGTAAAATAATTATCAATAAAATCAGTAATTTCTTGATAAAAACCCTGCCCTTTTTCCCGACTGCTCGTTGCAGTAACCAATAACCTTAACGTTTCCACAAGTGAAGTCAGAGTGGCATCACAAACTAAGTCAAAAAGCTGCCCTAAATCATCTTGGTTTTGTTGTCCATAAGCCAACGCATTAATATAATTATTGCGAATTTGGTTATGAATGACTACAATCGGATAACCCGCACGAATTAACAGTAAATTCATTAATAATCTAGCCATTCGACCATTGCCATCCCGAAAAGGATGAATCGAAACAAAGCGATAATGAGCGATTGTCCCATACTCGACCGGATGGAGTTTTAAAGCTGTTTCTGAGTTGAGCCAGATTACAAAATCTCTCATTAATTGAGAGAGTAAATAATGGGGAGGATAACGATAATTTGTTCCGGCTGCCATTACATCTAAAGTCCGATAACTCCCTGCTTCATTAGGGTTGATTTTTCGGAGAATTAGATTGTGAATTTGTTTGATTTCCCATTCATTAATTGACCTATCTTTTTGGGCTAAACTTTCAATATAATCAATCGCCTCCTTATGTCCAATTACTTCTAAATGTTCGTCGAGGGTTTTGCCCCCAATGGTAATCCCCTTTGTTAAAACTAACTCGGTTTCACTTTGAGTTAACGTATTCCCTTCAATAGCATTAGAATTATAAGTAAATCGGACATCATAAAGTTTTTTGAGTTCGGCGACAATCATGGGTTCAAACGGTCTAAAGCCATCCAACCAAGTTTTTAATTTGTCGATTTGCTCTAATTTAAGTTGATAATTCATCGTTAAATAGCTATTGATTAAAGCAGTTAATGAAAATTCTTTTTGCTGACTTAAAACGATGATTTGTTGAATAAATTTATCATAGCGTTGAGAAGAAGATCCCAACAAATTATCGTCTCTGGCACTAACCAAAGACTGATTGATTTTAGCCCAATTTTTACCCTGCTGTTTAAGATCAGTTTCTCTTGTTTCCATATTTTTGAATATCCTTTGCGGATAACAAAAGTTAAAACAGGTTTCAGGATTTCCTATCTCTGGTTTCCAGGTTAAACCTAGAAACCAGAAATGATTACAAATCAATAAAGGGTTCAGTGTCGTCAAAACTGGGTTCAGGTGGCGTTTCAACGGATGGAGTCGAAACGTTATTATCCGTTGGATTTTCAACAGGTTGGGTGGAAATATTATTATCTGTTGGTTCTTCAACAGGTTGGGTAGAAACGTTATTATCTATTGGTTCTTCAACAGGTTTAATTAATGCAATATTGGCTCGGACAAAACAGTTTGCAGGTGTACCATCCGGTTTTTTCTTAACAAAAATCCAAGGCAGAAATTGATCATCAAATGTGATTACAAAACCCCCATAACTCGCTTGTGCCCGGAAGACTTCATCGGGTTTTAACGTGGTGACGGCTGGCCAACTACTAATCGCAGGAAATCCAGGGTTATCAGGATTCCAAATTTCTTCAATAGAGGCGTTTCCCATGCGACAATTCAATCCATTGGGATCGGAATCAACAACTTGCCAATATAAATGATCGGATTTACTGATATAGTTGCCTTGAGTATCGGGTTCAGGTAGGGACTTCGCAGCCCAAACGGGTGTGATTCCGAGTAGGAAAACCAGCCCT
It includes:
- a CDS encoding Fic family protein; amino-acid sequence: METRETDLKQQGKNWAKINQSLVSARDDNLLGSSSQRYDKFIQQIIVLSQQKEFSLTALINSYLTMNYQLKLEQIDKLKTWLDGFRPFEPMIVAELKKLYDVRFTYNSNAIEGNTLTQSETELVLTKGITIGGKTLDEHLEVIGHKEAIDYIESLAQKDRSINEWEIKQIHNLILRKINPNEAGSYRTLDVMAAGTNYRYPPHYLLSQLMRDFVIWLNSETALKLHPVEYGTIAHYRFVSIHPFRDGNGRMARLLMNLLLIRAGYPIVVIHNQIRNNYINALAYGQQNQDDLGQLFDLVCDATLTSLVETLRLLVTATSSREKGQGFYQEITDFIDNYFTIPRTVFE
- the dxs gene encoding 1-deoxy-D-xylulose-5-phosphate synthase, which codes for MHLSEITHPNQLHGLSIHQLEQIARQIREKHLETVAATGGHLGPGLGVVELTLGLYQTLDLDRDKVIWDVGHQAYPHKLITGRYQNFHTLRQKDGVAGYLKRCENKFDHFGAGHASTSISAGLGMALARDMKGENFKVVAIIGDGALTGGMALEAINHAGHLPHTNLMVVLNDNEMSISPNVGAISRYLNKMRLSDPVQFLTDNLEEQFKHLPFVGEAFTPEMERMKEGMKRLAVPKVGAVFEELGFTYVGPVDGHDLEELIKTFQQAHKMPGPVLVHVATVKGKGYAIAEKDQVGYHAQNPFNLATGKAIPASKPKPPSYSKVFGETLVKLGENDPRIVGITAAMATGTGLDILQKKLPKQYIDVGIAEQHAVTMAAGLATEGMRPVVAIYSTFIQRGYDQIIHDVCIQELPVFFCLDRAGIVGVDGPTHQGMYDIAYLRCLPNLVIMAPKDEAELQRMLVTGIQHTDGPTAMRYPRGSGLGVPLMEEGWEPLPIGKGEILRNGDDLLLMGYGSMVNVSMQVAEILSEHGIEATVINPRFVKPLDIELIAPLAQQMGKVVTIEEGCLMGGFGSAVAEALLDNNVVVPVKRFGVPDILVDHAEPNESFADLGLTSSQISEQIREAFFSSKKQPSKVS
- a CDS encoding DUF1565 domain-containing protein → MTTILGLGLISGIETPVWANIQTIQPHPISISQNLAQSSVIYIDPSAGIDSAGSTGSQDGPYRSISYALQKAEPGTVIQLSPGTYSPETGEVFPILLKDGVTLQGDTATNGQSTVIMGGGNFVSPTFARQNATIRSEGNSQILGVTLTNPNTRGTGLWIESSNPTVSNCTFINSKREGIFITAEGNPKIISNIFTQNAGNGISVARSGGGEIRNNLFQNTGFGISINDEAAPMIIENQIIENRDGIVISHQAKPMLRNNLIENNERDGVVAISQAQPDLGTTTNPGENIIRSNGRYDVYNATRGYTLTVVGNEIDQTRISGAVEF
- a CDS encoding DUF3493 domain-containing protein → MATPKSNVAQRNSQMSPEGYARLKAEAMAPYRGLRQFIYVGFGASGFIGAVVFLAQLLAGRNVESALPNLALQVGVVALMVGLFRWEQRASRRASDPPK
- a CDS encoding CHAT domain-containing protein codes for the protein MTQEFHISVTPVGENEYLVRTEKFASGVPLAEEQVKWPVDEWLAQARQLMNDPLLGLLEGQKVSRSRTFGKKIETQLTTDPPLLNLVELGQQLYNGLFQGTLRDSWTCAQAIAQNHQELLQLRLGLKGKRLSSLPWEVLHSADRPIATGTDVVFSRYQPGISSILHTQVRKPNQPLKILIAIAAPTDQDTLHLKREVLHLQEELRRENGRSNRNSLEPTTPDIQLTILEQPDREQLTQALEQGQYQVFHYAGHSNLGPSGGELYLVSRRTGLTETLNGDDLAGLLVNNGVQMVVLNSCRGAYRNTPNVTDETAQLNLAEYAVKRGIPGVLAMAERIPDDVALTLTRLLYRNLNQGYPIDLSLSRARQGLISAYGSDQLYWALPILYLHREFDGYLTASQPYHSILEESEFLPLPSPPVEPGLRLKSPPKTLSLSESEWDSMNDDDIEDILDDLVYEDEIDNDADNTAFIGEFLRQSNVADSTPKPVTIQNSDSAKTPELSLNSPSKSVKPRSSIPDLQTVSSGIKTFRLLKGKHLFWVLPLLFIPLGFGVWFWQNRAFQSERLASQGTPDQTTLVHVNSSQPQGTDLKTANTDYVLGIAVDQFYQRNLLAAEEATTELLDRGALEKAKSALAAVQVQDLNHPIVNFLYGRLGWQSIQRGSADYKIDDVRRYWENAAKQNPKSVKYKNALGFAYYTEGKLENAYQVWTQVLELEEPTFVGKIKPGTANNIKTKIEQQDKLTAYAGLGLVWRKFSQTLPTQEKEFMLSKAVKFSDKVMSESPTEFKPDQLSKNWMWSKELIRDWQLLLKEKK